The genomic segment ACCGCCTggctctcttcgcttctttaTTCTCTTTATGCTGGCCTTGGGGGCATTTGCCTCCCTATCGACCCGTCTCGATTGTGTGGATTCGGGccctttttgtttgctcTCGTTCGGGTGCCCAGTCGACCCAGACACGTACATTACGCTAACGTACGCACAAAAAAGCACAGCACTGTCAGGCGGGGACTACGGCTGGTGAGTCTGACTGCCACCTCTCGTGTAAGACCAGTAAGGAACAAGAGCGTAGCGGACTGGGGGCAAGACGGCGATAACACCTCACGAGTGTAAGGCGAGAACACACAAAacaacgaggaagagaagtgaATAGTACTACATGCGACGGAGCCGCTTTTAGGATCGCAGAAAGGCGTACCTACGCGTAATTGTGCCCCACGAGCCCGTCGAGAAGAGCACtaaagaaagcaaaaagggCCACACAGCACTAAGCAAAGGAAAGCGTAGTGCAACTTTTAGGTGTCGTTAATTTGGCCGCTTTCTGCTcatttttcccctccctctccttctcgtcTGCCTTCATTTGTGTGTCCTTTCTGCAGTGTTCGCGTCTACGCATTGTATGTGGGCGTCTGggcacgcgtgcgcgtgttggGCTCTCTAACATTTCGGCCTTCATTCCCTCtgtgcccccttttttttcttgctcttttcttcgcttctcccctctGTCCCTCCCCGTCCTCTTGGCGTACATTTTTCCTCGCTCGTGTTCatcgcacacgtgtgcgcgctctCTGGCTtcgtgcgtacgtgtgttcgtcttttgcttctttgttgcttcttccctctttgcGGTTGCTTTAAATCGAAAACGAACGAGAGCGAAACGTAGTGGCATCGGGGGTGTCACTGAGTGTCTCCCacccttctttcctcccccttccccccatcccactctctctctctctttcccttgtgtattttgtttttctctctgtttgtgcgcgtacgtgtgtTGCGCCATCTCCATGTTGACTTcatctctcgctcttcttgtctttttctctttggctggctggttgctgctgccgctgctctcgtttgtgctccccaccccaccctccccccactgccacacacgcacatacatacataccTCTGCGCTTCGGTATCTTGGCGCGCTTTCTGCTGTCTCTTCATTCCCTTGCTTTGTGCAAACAGACCATCGACACAAAATTAGCGTAACATCTCTtgccccctccacctctccgccctccctcgctccctgGGTCGCTTGGCGACTTTACGGCCCTGTCTGACGCTGTTGTTATTGTTCGTGTCTTCTTGCTGGTGCAtattccccccttccccctcccctccctcaaaaaaaaaaagagaaaaaattGGGTGCTTTGCTCCGTGTGTGTTCATTCGCTACGTAACGCatgtgttttctttttcttttttattCTCCTTGCGCTCCCTGACACCTCATCCGGGGTCGCTGCCTTAACTAACAAATCATCTGCCTTTCCGATGCTCTCGAAGGTGATGTTCACGTCGGCAGGGCCACAACCAGCCTTTGTCTCACTCCAGAATgcaagcagcaacagcaaaatGGAAGTGACAGACCCACTGAGCATGTCGTCCgaagccaccaccaccactgtcgtCACTGGTGGGGTGGCTGGTCGCTGTCCACCGTGTTTCACCCTCTACCCAACAGGCGCGGACAGAGTGGGCGCGCTGCATGATGGGGATACCGATCACCTTGCACCCACGGCCTCATCCCCAGCGCGTGGCCTGGACGGCGTCTTGTCTTCTGCATCAAGGACGAGCAAGTTTGGTGTGGCAGGGCAACCTTCCACCCCTGCGTTGCCAAAGCGCAAGTATCCTAAACTCCTCACTCAGCTAGCACACGAACTCCGCTGGATGCACAGGAACTTGCGTCATAGGTGCGACAACCCCTCTAAGCATCGTGTGAACAGCGTTTCAGATACATCGCAGAGACCCAGTAGTCGTTCCTCggactctccctctccccacgcCGACGGCGAAGGTAACGAAGAGTTGCGCGTCACAAcgagcttgcgcagctcaaTGCGGAGCTCGTCATACCTGCGAAGTGAGATGAtgagccgcggcggcagcacctccacgcGCCACGCACATGGAACGGCAAGAAACGCAAAACAACACAGCCTCACACTGGTGAAGGATGAGGCGAAGCAGGTGCACCCTGCCGCTCTACCAGAGGTGACGCCTGACCCATACGCGCCACCCTCGTGCCAGTACGTGGTGCGACACCTCGAAGTTGTGGATGCGGAGGAAGACGCACTTGGCAGTGCCCGTATTGACAGACCTACTGACTCTGTGATGGGCGCGGAGCATGCTGGTGGGGCGTACAGGGCTGCAGGGGTTTTGGGGACCACCTACCGGGGCCACGGTGGCTCGTCGTATGCGGCTGAGTTTAGCAGGGACGACACGAGCGATGTGGAGGTAGGGGGagctgtcaccgccagccCATCAGACCGGCAAGGTCTCACAGTGAACGGTGCTCTTGCAGCCCAGGGCATCCGTGAGGGTGAGCAAGCGGACGACGATGCGCCAGCCTCCGGCGACTCATACCAGGTATTCTTCAGCCGTATCGTCGCCCTGCAACACCAACTGCATGACCTGGAGCGACAGACGGCCAGACTTCGCGCGGTCTatgaagaggagcagcaggcacgTCTGCGCTCTAAGTCCAAAGGTCAGCATCTGAGTTGGACCCGCACTGTCGAGGCTGCCAACACGATTCACTTTTGGCGCCAGAAAGTGAGCACTTTGCGTCTCTTCGAGGCGCAGTACATGAGCATACTGAAGCTCTTCCAACAAAATCTACAGCTCGTCGATCCTGAAACAGAAAAGGCTCAACAACTCTGGCGGTCGTCTGCGAGCGCGGCTGCAAAGTCTGGAGCCACTCCAG from the Leishmania panamensis strain MHOM/PA/94/PSC-1 chromosome 28 sequence genome contains:
- a CDS encoding hypothetical protein (TriTrypDB/GeneDB-style sysID: LpmP.28.1650) — protein: MLSKVMFTSAGPQPAFVSLQNASSNSKMEVTDPLSMSSEATTTTVVTGGVAGRCPPCFTLYPTGADRVGALHDGDTDHLAPTASSPARGLDGVLSSASRTSKFGVAGQPSTPALPKRKYPKLLTQLAHELRWMHRNLRHRCDNPSKHRVNSVSDTSQRPSSRSSDSPSPHADGEGNEELRVTTSLRSSMRSSSYLRSEMMSRGGSTSTRHAHGTARNAKQHSLTLVKDEAKQVHPAALPEVTPDPYAPPSCQYVVRHLEVVDAEEDALGSARIDRPTDSVMGAEHAGGAYRAAGVLGTTYRGHGGSSYAAEFSRDDTSDVEVGGAVTASPSDRQGLTVNGALAAQGIREGEQADDDAPASGDSYQVFFSRIVALQHQLHDLERQTARLRAVYEEEQQARLRSKSKGQHLSWTRTVEAANTIHFWRQKVSTLRLFEAQYMSILKLFQQNLQLVDPETEKAQQLWRSSASAAAKSGATPVAMQARRTFLSSPQVIAVQEQHLKSLGEQMKACWKTHTMLREELRHFEQCEVRVPHVTFTTAGMDIEHFIASLPPRIAPCVLRSVPSHSSMRSLDSLGSAETQMLLTAQNFSLTSSDYDTDENTAKAANASRKVADASGRGGNGCSHSSHPLTHPSLCPAAASASPLASYINLTSIVTSTPASPVIPKRLKYVIRSATLDHEESRGSSFKSCIAPLYMDSGTSTTNSQTRGHSERHVTFALEPEVLDARPRFSAHSRTVELLEQICLDKQALWCALPMLESALEERLGQLAQLRAQWNAATAGEALTPMPRVTSQVCEIVAPSDAGPECYAHAEAAASSQKSFSSTTTPEIKTERSRRSSSKVNLEVCTKCSVM